A genomic window from Cryobacterium sp. SO2 includes:
- a CDS encoding beta-galactosidase yields MSALTATRWVRWPEAHTLADGTESLPAGAARIGYGADYNPEQWPEEVWADDMRLMREAGVNIVSVGIFSWALLQPTIDSWDFGWLDRAIDLLHANGIAVDLATATASPPPWLTELHPEVLPVNRLGETIWPGGRQQWRPTSPVFRRYALALVEKMAMRYADHPALSMWHISNELGCHNVYDYSDDAAGAFRDWLQARYGSLVELNRAWGTAFWSQNYTTWHQILPPRLAATHPNPTQQLDFARFSSDALKDYLIAEREILRQVTPEVPITTNFMVMGETRGMDYADWAAEVDVVSNDHYLLVADPQAFEELSFSANLTGQIAGRAPWFLMEHSTSAVNWQPVNQAKTPGQLRRDSLTHLAHGADAICFFQWRQSLAGAEKFHSAMLPHAGEDSTVFRNVAGFGRELAALAEVAGSRTQQARIGILFDWDSWWASELDSHPTELLRYKAEAMAWYTAALANGLQADIVPARSVLAGHGLAGYDLVIAPMLYLVPQALADALTDYARTGGHLVVGVFSGIADADDHIHPGGYPGAFRELLGVRAEEFGGLLAGQTVRLTGELPAGSTGSLLTHDVTVQPDVEVLARFDDGPFPGVPAITSRMLPSLAGAAGRASFVATVLDPAALAALVGRFAAQAGIQSLLPEEVHGTVQLAVRQGDTQDYLFYINHSARAVTVALRPADGRLSALDLGGSTLAADTLTLPATGVAVLGRARTDL; encoded by the coding sequence ATGAGCGCCCTGACCGCCACCCGCTGGGTGCGCTGGCCCGAGGCGCACACCCTCGCCGACGGCACCGAGAGCCTGCCCGCCGGCGCCGCCCGCATCGGCTACGGCGCCGACTACAACCCCGAGCAGTGGCCCGAAGAGGTCTGGGCCGACGACATGCGGCTCATGCGCGAAGCCGGCGTGAATATCGTCAGCGTCGGCATCTTCTCCTGGGCGCTGCTGCAGCCCACCATCGACAGCTGGGATTTCGGCTGGCTCGACCGCGCCATTGACCTGCTGCACGCCAACGGCATCGCCGTTGACCTCGCCACCGCCACCGCCAGCCCGCCGCCGTGGCTCACCGAACTGCACCCCGAGGTGCTCCCGGTCAACCGCCTGGGCGAGACCATCTGGCCCGGCGGACGCCAGCAGTGGCGTCCTACCTCACCCGTCTTCCGCCGCTACGCTCTCGCTCTGGTAGAGAAGATGGCCATGCGCTACGCCGACCACCCGGCCCTGTCGATGTGGCACATCAGCAACGAACTCGGCTGCCACAACGTCTACGACTACTCGGATGACGCCGCCGGCGCCTTCCGCGACTGGCTGCAGGCCCGCTACGGCTCGCTCGTGGAACTCAACCGGGCCTGGGGCACCGCGTTCTGGTCGCAGAACTACACCACCTGGCACCAGATCCTGCCGCCGCGCCTGGCCGCGACGCATCCGAACCCCACCCAACAGCTCGACTTCGCCCGCTTCTCCAGCGACGCCCTCAAGGACTACCTCATCGCCGAGCGCGAGATCCTGCGGCAGGTGACCCCGGAGGTGCCGATCACGACCAACTTCATGGTGATGGGCGAGACCCGCGGCATGGACTACGCCGACTGGGCCGCCGAGGTCGACGTGGTCTCCAACGACCACTACCTGCTCGTGGCTGACCCGCAGGCGTTCGAGGAGCTCTCCTTCTCGGCCAACCTCACCGGGCAGATCGCCGGCCGGGCGCCGTGGTTCCTGATGGAGCACTCCACCAGCGCCGTCAACTGGCAGCCGGTGAACCAGGCCAAGACGCCAGGGCAGCTGCGCCGCGATAGCCTCACCCACTTGGCGCACGGCGCCGACGCGATCTGCTTCTTCCAGTGGCGGCAGTCGCTGGCCGGCGCCGAGAAGTTCCACTCTGCGATGCTGCCGCACGCGGGGGAGGACAGCACGGTGTTCCGCAACGTCGCCGGCTTCGGCCGGGAGCTCGCCGCGCTGGCCGAGGTGGCCGGCAGCCGCACCCAGCAGGCCCGCATCGGCATCCTCTTCGACTGGGACTCCTGGTGGGCGTCCGAGCTCGACTCGCACCCCACCGAGCTGCTGCGCTACAAGGCCGAGGCCATGGCCTGGTACACCGCCGCGCTCGCGAACGGCCTGCAGGCCGACATCGTGCCGGCCCGCTCGGTGCTGGCCGGGCACGGCCTGGCCGGTTACGACCTCGTCATCGCCCCGATGCTCTACCTGGTGCCGCAGGCGCTGGCGGATGCGCTCACCGACTACGCCCGCACCGGCGGCCACCTGGTGGTCGGCGTGTTCTCCGGCATTGCCGACGCCGACGACCACATCCACCCCGGCGGCTACCCGGGCGCGTTCCGCGAGTTGCTCGGTGTGCGCGCGGAGGAGTTCGGCGGCCTGCTCGCCGGCCAGACCGTGCGGCTCACCGGCGAGCTGCCGGCCGGGTCCACCGGTTCGCTGCTCACCCACGACGTCACCGTGCAGCCCGACGTCGAGGTGCTCGCGCGCTTCGACGACGGCCCGTTCCCCGGCGTGCCGGCGATCACCAGCCGGATGCTACCGAGCCTCGCCGGCGCCGCCGGCCGGGCCAGCTTCGTCGCCACGGTGCTCGACCCCGCCGCCCTCGCGGCGCTCGTCGGCCGGTTCGCGGCGCAGGCCGGCATCCAGTCATTGCTGCCGGAGGAGGTGCACGGCACCGTGCAGCTCGCCGTGCGGCAGGGCGACACCCAGGACTACCTCTTTTACATCAACCACTCGGCGCGGGCGGTGACCGTGGCGCTCCGCCCGGCCGACGGCCGGCTCAGTGCGCTCGACCTCGGCGGCAGCACTCTGGCCGCCGACACCCTGACCCTCCCGGCCACCGGCGTTGCCGTGCTCGGCCGCGCACGAACGGATCTTTGA
- a CDS encoding glycoside hydrolase family 35 protein, whose translation MGTFAIGDTDFLLDGQPFQVLAGAIHYFRVHPDHWADRIHKAKLMGLNTIETYVAWNAHSPARGDFDTTGQLDLARFLDLIAAEGLYAIVRPGPFICAEWDNGGLPGWLFTDPAVGVRRNEPLYMAAVAEYFDQLLPIVASRQIDRGGPVILVQIENEYGAYGNDKSYLRALVELNRAGGITVPLTTIDQPTDQMLSDGSLPELHKTGSFGSRATERLATLRRHQPTGPLMCAEFWNGWFDHWGAHHHTTSADESARELDDLLATGASVSLYMFTGGTNFGFTNGANDKGVYQPTVTSYDYDAPLSESGEITAKYLAFRQVLARYAPVPAELPAPATDAPAFTVALDESVSLWDALPELTDTVAPAAALTSSPGVPAASGLPSIAAASGLPSMDALGQYTGFALYRNRLTPGARVLSFGEVRDRAQVFVDGTAVGVLHRDHHDRSISLPPGERLDVLVEDQGRVNYGPRIGEDKGLIGPATLDGVQLGGWQVLPLDVDAFVASDSALFAAQPTHRGAGSHAVDLDLDVDLDLAVNLTPTPTLTARATGPSSTDAAATLTLVPPVDSGSLSGPAFARGRFDAQPGVDLFLSTAGWGKGQAWINGFNLGRFWDRGPQTTLYVPGPALRAENELVILCLHGTESTLARFVSRPDLGHTDF comes from the coding sequence ATGGGCACCTTCGCGATCGGCGACACCGACTTCCTCCTCGACGGGCAGCCGTTCCAGGTGCTGGCCGGCGCCATCCACTACTTCCGGGTGCACCCGGACCACTGGGCCGACCGCATCCACAAGGCGAAGCTGATGGGCCTGAACACCATCGAGACCTATGTCGCCTGGAACGCGCACTCGCCCGCCCGCGGCGACTTCGACACCACCGGCCAGCTCGACCTGGCCCGGTTCCTCGACCTCATCGCCGCCGAGGGCCTGTACGCCATCGTGCGGCCCGGCCCGTTCATCTGCGCCGAGTGGGACAACGGGGGACTGCCCGGCTGGCTGTTCACCGACCCCGCCGTGGGCGTGCGCCGCAACGAACCGCTCTACATGGCGGCCGTGGCCGAGTACTTCGACCAGCTGCTGCCGATCGTGGCGTCCCGGCAGATCGACCGGGGCGGCCCCGTCATCCTCGTGCAGATCGAGAACGAGTACGGCGCCTACGGCAATGACAAGAGCTACCTGCGTGCCCTCGTGGAGCTCAACCGGGCCGGCGGCATCACGGTGCCGCTCACCACCATCGACCAACCCACCGACCAGATGCTCTCCGACGGCAGCCTGCCCGAGCTGCACAAGACCGGCTCGTTCGGCTCTCGCGCCACCGAGCGCCTGGCCACCCTGCGCCGTCACCAGCCGACCGGCCCGCTGATGTGCGCCGAGTTCTGGAACGGCTGGTTCGACCACTGGGGCGCGCACCACCACACCACCTCCGCGGACGAGAGCGCCCGCGAGCTGGACGACCTGCTCGCCACCGGCGCATCCGTGTCGCTGTACATGTTCACCGGCGGCACCAACTTCGGCTTCACCAACGGCGCCAACGACAAGGGCGTCTACCAGCCCACCGTCACCTCCTACGACTACGACGCGCCCCTCTCCGAGAGCGGCGAGATCACGGCCAAGTACCTCGCCTTCCGCCAGGTGCTGGCCCGGTACGCGCCGGTGCCCGCCGAACTGCCCGCGCCCGCCACGGATGCGCCGGCCTTCACGGTGGCACTCGACGAGTCAGTCTCGCTCTGGGACGCGCTGCCCGAGCTGACCGACACCGTCGCGCCGGCGGCGGCGCTCACCAGCAGCCCAGGAGTGCCCGCCGCATCCGGCCTGCCCAGCATCGCCGCCGCATCCGGCCTGCCCAGCATGGATGCCCTCGGCCAGTACACGGGGTTCGCCCTGTATCGCAACCGGCTCACGCCGGGTGCCCGGGTGTTGTCGTTCGGCGAGGTGCGCGACCGCGCCCAGGTCTTCGTCGACGGCACCGCGGTGGGTGTGCTGCACCGCGACCACCACGACCGCTCGATCAGCCTGCCGCCGGGGGAGCGCCTCGACGTGCTCGTCGAAGACCAGGGCCGGGTCAACTACGGCCCGCGCATCGGCGAAGACAAGGGCCTGATCGGCCCGGCCACCCTCGACGGGGTGCAGCTCGGCGGCTGGCAGGTGCTGCCGCTGGATGTCGACGCTTTCGTCGCATCCGACAGCGCACTCTTCGCCGCGCAGCCGACCCACCGGGGCGCGGGGTCGCACGCCGTGGACCTGGACCTCGACGTGGATCTCGACCTCGCCGTGAACCTCACCCCCACCCCCACGCTCACCGCGCGGGCCACGGGTCCGAGCTCCACGGATGCCGCGGCCACCCTCACCCTGGTCCCGCCCGTCGACTCCGGGTCGCTCAGCGGTCCGGCGTTCGCGCGCGGCCGGTTCGACGCCCAGCCCGGCGTCGACCTGTTCCTCAGCACCGCCGGCTGGGGCAAGGGCCAGGCCTGGATCAACGGCTTCAACCTCGGCCGGTTCTGGGACCGCGGCCCGCAGACCACCCTCTACGTGCCCGGCCCGGCCTTGCGTGCGGAGAACGAGCTGGTCATCCTGTGCCTGCACGGCACCGAGAGCACCCTCGCCCGCTTCGTCTCCCGCCCCGACCTCGGCCACACCGACTTCTAA
- a CDS encoding amidase yields MVDLEFRGVGELRDLIATGEVTAREVVQHSLERIGRLDPVLNAFAWVRGAEALAEADELDREQAEGRLRGPLHGVPIAIKDENDVAGLPTAYGGASVTSSAAADSELVRRLRAAGAVIVGKTRMPEFGIWPWTETSANGYTRNPWNPLRSPAGSSGGTAAAVASGMVPAGIGGDGGGSIRLPSSYCGLFGLKPQRGRISAAPNADLWRSLGVLGPLTRSVADSALIYDAVAGSTAADRFSAQPWTGSLAAAATTAPARLRIGLAVKNPGGGPAADAETTEALHRTARALRDLGHEVVEVTPAYPKLALPFMLQVLGGVSDEAARVEHPRLLEKRTRTMVRIARPLLAFSAAAERRGIADGERFLASLFDGIDLLLMPTTPTPAVPVGQLDGRGFWAAMAAATPTASFTSIWNVLGNPAAAIPTGFSVDGLPLSGQVVGPANSEELVIAVCAQLERVQPWADRRPPVGGRG; encoded by the coding sequence GTGGTCGATCTGGAATTTCGGGGCGTTGGTGAACTGCGGGATCTGATCGCGACCGGGGAGGTGACGGCGCGGGAGGTAGTGCAGCACAGTCTGGAGCGCATCGGCCGGCTCGACCCGGTGCTCAACGCCTTCGCGTGGGTGCGCGGCGCCGAGGCCCTCGCCGAGGCGGACGAGCTGGACCGGGAGCAGGCGGAGGGCCGGCTGCGTGGGCCGTTGCACGGGGTGCCGATCGCCATCAAGGACGAGAACGACGTGGCGGGACTGCCGACCGCGTACGGCGGCGCATCCGTGACGTCGTCCGCCGCGGCGGACAGCGAGCTGGTGCGCCGGCTGCGCGCGGCCGGCGCCGTGATCGTGGGCAAGACCCGGATGCCCGAATTCGGGATCTGGCCGTGGACCGAGACCAGCGCCAACGGGTACACCCGGAATCCGTGGAATCCGCTGCGCTCCCCCGCCGGCTCGAGCGGCGGCACCGCGGCCGCGGTGGCCAGCGGCATGGTGCCGGCCGGTATCGGCGGCGACGGCGGCGGGTCGATCCGGCTGCCGTCGAGCTACTGCGGGCTGTTCGGCCTCAAGCCGCAGCGGGGCCGGATCAGCGCCGCGCCCAACGCCGACCTCTGGCGCTCCCTCGGGGTGCTCGGCCCGCTGACCCGCAGCGTGGCCGACAGCGCCCTGATCTACGACGCCGTCGCGGGCAGCACCGCGGCCGACCGGTTCTCCGCGCAGCCGTGGACCGGATCGTTGGCGGCCGCCGCCACGACCGCGCCGGCCCGGCTGCGCATCGGGCTCGCGGTGAAGAACCCCGGCGGCGGCCCGGCCGCGGATGCCGAGACCACGGAGGCCCTGCACCGGACGGCTCGGGCGCTGCGTGACCTCGGCCACGAGGTCGTGGAAGTTACCCCCGCGTACCCGAAGCTGGCCCTGCCGTTCATGCTGCAGGTTCTCGGCGGGGTGAGCGATGAGGCTGCGCGGGTGGAGCATCCGCGGCTGCTGGAGAAGCGCACCCGCACGATGGTGCGGATCGCCCGGCCGTTGCTGGCGTTCAGTGCGGCCGCCGAGCGGCGCGGCATCGCCGACGGCGAGCGGTTTCTGGCCAGCCTGTTCGACGGCATCGACCTGCTGCTGATGCCCACCACCCCCACTCCCGCCGTGCCTGTGGGCCAGCTCGACGGGCGCGGTTTCTGGGCAGCGATGGCCGCGGCGACGCCCACGGCATCGTTCACGTCGATCTGGAACGTGCTGGGCAACCCGGCAGCGGCGATCCCGACCGGGTTCAGCGTGGACGGGCTGCCGCTCAGCGGCCAGGTGGTGGGGCCGGCGAACTCGGAGGAGCTGGTGATCGCGGTGTGCGCCCAGCTGGAGCGCGTGCAGCCCTGGGCCGACCGGCGCCCGCCTGTGGGCGGTCGCGGCTGA
- a CDS encoding DNA polymerase III subunit gamma and tau, producing MVTALYRRYRPETFAEMIGQSQVTDPLMTALRTNRVNHAYLFSGPRGCGKTTSARILARCLNCAEGPTDTPCGVCPSCVELSRDGSGSLDVVEIDAASHNGVDDARDIRERAIFAPARDRYKIFILDEAHMVTPQGFNALLKIVEEPPEHVKFIFATTEPEKVIGTIRSRTHHYPFRLVPPAPMLDYVQQLCDSEHMSVAPGVLPLVVRAGGGSPRDTLSLLDQLMAGSETDAIEYERAVALLGYTNAALLDDAIDAIAARDSSSAFDAVDRVIQTGQDPRRFVEDLLERMRDLIIVAATSAAGAAAVLRGVPQDELDRMAVQAAKFGPAELSRTADILNAALTEMTGATSPRLHLELMIARALIPATDDTTRGALARVERLERRIGVDGGPTDAPAPAAPAASAPRTPAAPPAGAPSAAPASSAAAPAATSPASSAPAPAGSGWATRVPGAPAAVPIETAAADREASGAVPAGAAASAGASAGAGSTPAAGSTAGAASATGTPAASGASATGAAGAGASAASGPVTPAASPAEPAAPAAAPARPVGPVTLAQIKDAWPQILDAVKEVKLSAWLVVYTARVLDLRGEDVLVLSFPSEQDMQGFKAQQAPGQGVSEFLRGAIVKVLGLRVKFIARADSEAFPSNTGHAPGSAPAADLPSSGPVAPVQQGNSSAPGQLADAPSPTPSRAAPTDASASADAPSLGSTPPASGAPTAVPSAGSSAFGESSSSATASAGAATSSAGAATSSTATATLAPPATSTGWATVVIPGSAAALAAAETAATEPASIASSANASVAGSPSAATASAPAVSAPVTGSPVADVGQGGRAAASQSAPEPDYAPEPDFEPPFDEEPPPYDDLPPDPQSFSGPPETGRDARSAPQQAPRQQQAPGQSAPPASAPTAPNASAQRGGAPARRSPAFAEKQRYGEAVVREILGATFIEEQPHDPISRQRNDN from the coding sequence GTGGTTACCGCCCTGTATCGCCGTTACCGGCCAGAGACTTTTGCCGAAATGATCGGTCAGTCACAGGTGACCGATCCGCTCATGACCGCCCTGCGCACCAACAGGGTCAATCATGCCTACCTCTTCAGCGGACCCCGCGGCTGTGGTAAGACCACCTCCGCGCGCATCCTGGCCCGCTGCCTCAACTGTGCAGAGGGCCCCACCGACACCCCCTGCGGCGTCTGCCCCAGCTGCGTCGAGCTCTCCCGCGACGGCAGCGGCTCCCTCGACGTGGTCGAAATCGACGCGGCCAGCCACAACGGTGTCGACGACGCCCGCGACATCCGCGAACGCGCCATCTTCGCGCCGGCCCGCGACCGCTACAAGATCTTCATCCTCGACGAGGCGCACATGGTCACCCCGCAGGGCTTCAACGCGCTGCTCAAGATCGTGGAAGAGCCGCCGGAACACGTGAAGTTCATCTTCGCCACGACCGAGCCCGAGAAGGTCATCGGCACCATCCGCTCGCGCACCCACCACTACCCGTTCCGGCTGGTGCCGCCCGCACCCATGCTCGACTACGTGCAGCAGCTCTGCGACAGCGAGCACATGAGCGTTGCCCCCGGCGTGCTGCCGCTCGTGGTGCGCGCCGGCGGCGGCTCGCCCCGCGACACCCTCTCGCTGCTCGACCAGCTGATGGCCGGCTCCGAGACGGATGCCATCGAGTACGAACGCGCCGTGGCCCTGCTCGGCTACACCAACGCGGCCCTGCTCGACGACGCCATCGACGCCATCGCCGCCCGCGACTCGTCCTCGGCGTTCGACGCCGTCGACCGGGTGATCCAGACCGGCCAGGACCCGCGCCGCTTCGTCGAAGACCTGCTCGAGCGCATGCGCGACCTCATCATCGTGGCCGCCACCAGCGCCGCCGGTGCCGCCGCGGTGCTGCGCGGCGTGCCGCAGGACGAACTCGACCGGATGGCCGTGCAGGCCGCCAAGTTCGGCCCGGCCGAGCTGAGCCGCACCGCCGACATCCTCAACGCCGCCCTCACCGAGATGACCGGCGCCACCTCGCCGCGCCTGCACCTCGAACTCATGATCGCCCGCGCGCTCATCCCCGCCACCGACGACACCACCCGCGGCGCGCTCGCCCGCGTCGAACGCCTCGAACGCCGCATCGGCGTCGACGGCGGCCCCACGGATGCGCCGGCCCCGGCCGCGCCCGCCGCCTCGGCCCCGCGCACGCCCGCCGCCCCGCCCGCCGGAGCCCCGTCCGCGGCCCCAGCTTCGAGTGCCGCCGCGCCGGCCGCAACCTCCCCGGCCTCGTCGGCGCCCGCCCCGGCCGGCTCGGGCTGGGCCACTCGCGTACCCGGAGCCCCGGCCGCAGTCCCTATCGAAACTGCCGCCGCCGACCGAGAGGCCTCCGGCGCCGTTCCGGCCGGGGCCGCTGCGTCCGCTGGCGCATCCGCCGGCGCAGGTTCCACCCCAGCCGCGGGTTCCACCGCCGGTGCGGCTTCCGCCACCGGAACCCCTGCCGCGTCTGGCGCGTCAGCCACCGGGGCTGCCGGCGCCGGAGCATCCGCCGCCAGCGGCCCGGTCACGCCCGCCGCCAGCCCGGCCGAACCCGCCGCGCCGGCCGCAGCTCCCGCGCGCCCGGTGGGCCCGGTCACCCTGGCGCAGATCAAGGATGCCTGGCCGCAGATCCTCGACGCCGTCAAGGAGGTCAAGCTCAGCGCCTGGCTCGTCGTGTACACCGCGCGCGTGCTCGACCTGCGCGGCGAAGACGTGCTCGTGCTGTCCTTCCCCAGCGAGCAGGACATGCAGGGCTTCAAGGCGCAGCAGGCCCCTGGCCAGGGTGTCAGCGAGTTCCTCCGCGGCGCCATCGTCAAGGTGCTCGGTCTGCGCGTGAAGTTCATCGCCCGCGCCGACTCCGAGGCCTTCCCCTCGAACACCGGGCACGCCCCGGGCTCCGCTCCCGCCGCCGACCTGCCCTCCTCCGGACCAGTTGCCCCGGTGCAGCAGGGCAACTCGTCCGCTCCGGGGCAACTCGCGGATGCGCCGTCCCCGACTCCCTCCCGCGCGGCGCCGACGGATGCCTCCGCGTCAGCGGATGCGCCGTCACTGGGCAGCACCCCGCCGGCGTCAGGCGCCCCCACCGCCGTGCCGTCAGCCGGTTCGTCCGCCTTCGGCGAGTCGTCCAGCAGCGCCACCGCAAGCGCCGGCGCAGCCACCTCAAGCGCCGGCGCAGCCACCTCAAGCACCGCCACCGCCACGCTCGCACCGCCCGCCACCTCCACCGGCTGGGCAACGGTGGTGATTCCCGGATCCGCCGCCGCCCTGGCCGCAGCCGAGACGGCAGCGACCGAGCCGGCCAGCATCGCCTCCTCCGCCAACGCGTCGGTCGCGGGTTCCCCCAGCGCGGCAACGGCAAGCGCGCCTGCGGTCTCCGCACCCGTTACCGGCTCGCCGGTCGCAGACGTCGGCCAGGGCGGACGAGCCGCGGCGTCGCAGTCGGCCCCAGAGCCCGACTACGCCCCCGAGCCCGACTTCGAGCCGCCCTTCGACGAGGAGCCGCCGCCCTACGACGACCTCCCGCCCGACCCGCAGTCCTTCTCCGGTCCGCCGGAGACCGGTCGCGATGCCCGCTCGGCCCCGCAGCAGGCGCCGCGCCAACAGCAGGCCCCCGGCCAGTCGGCACCACCGGCATCCGCCCCGACCGCGCCGAACGCATCCGCCCAGCGCGGCGGCGCCCCGGCCCGCCGCTCGCCCGCGTTCGCGGAAAAGCAGCGTTACGGCGAGGCCGTGGTGCGCGAGATCCTCGGCGCCACCTTCATCGAAGAGCAGCCGCACGACCCGATCTCGCGACAGAGGAACGACAACTAA
- the recR gene encoding recombination mediator RecR, protein MYEGIVQELIDELGRLPGIGPKSAQRIAFHILQTKNFDVTHLANVLLEVRDKVKFCEICGNVSEQDTCMICRDPRRNPTSICVVEEAKDVVAIERTREFKGLYHVLGGAISPIDGIGPDDLRIRQLMTRLADNTVQEVIIATDPNLEGEATATYLSRLLTTLEIKVTRLASGLPVGGDLEYADEVTLGRAFEGRRTVTS, encoded by the coding sequence ATGTACGAAGGAATCGTTCAGGAACTCATCGACGAGCTCGGCCGCCTGCCCGGCATCGGCCCGAAGTCGGCGCAGCGCATCGCGTTCCACATCCTGCAGACCAAGAACTTCGACGTGACCCACCTGGCGAACGTGCTGCTCGAGGTGCGCGACAAGGTGAAGTTCTGCGAGATCTGCGGCAACGTCTCCGAGCAGGACACCTGCATGATCTGCCGCGACCCGCGCCGCAACCCCACCTCGATCTGCGTGGTCGAAGAGGCCAAGGACGTCGTCGCGATCGAGCGCACCCGCGAGTTCAAGGGCCTGTACCACGTGCTCGGCGGGGCGATCAGCCCCATCGACGGTATCGGACCCGACGATCTGCGCATCCGCCAGCTGATGACGCGCCTCGCCGACAACACCGTGCAGGAGGTGATCATCGCCACCGACCCCAACCTCGAGGGCGAGGCCACCGCCACCTACCTCTCCCGGCTGCTCACCACCCTCGAGATCAAGGTCACCCGCCTGGCCTCCGGCCTGCCCGTCGGCGGCGACCTCGAGTACGCCGACGAGGTCACCCTCGGCCGCGCCTTCGAGGGCCGCCGCACCGTCACCTCCTAG